One Paraglaciecola mesophila genomic region harbors:
- a CDS encoding YciI family protein, protein MWYLVYSQDVENSLPLRKQTRAAHLARLQQLTDEGRLLVAGPCPAIDSKDPGEAGFTGSVVIADFLSLEDAQAWADADPYMDAGVYKEVTVKPYIKVLP, encoded by the coding sequence ATGTGGTATTTAGTGTATTCACAAGATGTAGAAAATAGTTTGCCCCTGCGCAAACAAACGCGCGCTGCGCACTTAGCACGCTTGCAACAACTAACTGATGAAGGGCGTTTGTTGGTCGCAGGGCCATGCCCAGCCATTGATAGCAAAGATCCTGGTGAAGCTGGGTTTACCGGCTCTGTGGTTATTGCTGACTTTCTCAGCTTGGAGGACGCCCAAGCTTGGGCTGATGCAGACCCGTATATGGATGCAGGTGTGTATAAGGAAGTCACAGTAAAACCTTATATCAAAGTACTTCCTTAA
- the arfB gene encoding alternative ribosome rescue aminoacyl-tRNA hydrolase ArfB — MIFIKSYISLQDHEVELTAIRAQGAGGQNVNKVSSAIHLRFDIKASSLPEFYKEQLLNSNDKRITQDGILVLKAQAHRTQEMNRQDALERLGQIVRDAAVVQKPRKATKPTKGSQIRRVDSKKKSGQKKQLRKKVDF, encoded by the coding sequence ATGATATTCATTAAAAGCTATATTTCGCTGCAAGATCATGAGGTTGAACTGACGGCAATTCGCGCCCAAGGTGCTGGCGGGCAAAATGTGAATAAAGTCTCTAGTGCTATTCATTTACGCTTCGACATCAAAGCGTCTTCTCTACCGGAATTTTACAAAGAGCAATTGCTTAACAGTAACGACAAACGCATTACCCAAGACGGTATACTCGTTCTTAAAGCGCAGGCTCATCGGACCCAAGAGATGAATCGTCAGGATGCACTTGAACGTTTAGGGCAAATCGTCAGAGATGCTGCAGTCGTACAAAAACCACGTAAAGCCACTAAGCCAACCAAAGGCTCACAAATACGAAGAGTCGATAGCAAGAAAAAGTCTGGCCAGAAAAAGCAGCTTAGAAAAAAGGTCGATTTTTGA
- a CDS encoding PepSY domain-containing protein, which produces MKHIAKNTLFVLFISLSSGFLGHAYAQSDNAKIDKNQAAQKAQQQVQGRVLKVDQSKNKYRVKVLQKSGRVVNVDVDKRSGRVVKSGKKDD; this is translated from the coding sequence TTGAAACATATCGCCAAAAATACACTATTTGTTTTATTTATCAGTCTATCGTCTGGTTTTTTAGGCCATGCCTATGCACAGAGCGACAACGCAAAAATTGATAAAAACCAAGCTGCCCAAAAAGCACAGCAGCAGGTGCAAGGCCGTGTATTGAAAGTTGACCAAAGTAAAAATAAATACCGCGTAAAAGTACTGCAAAAATCTGGGCGAGTGGTCAACGTTGACGTTGATAAGCGCTCAGGTCGAGTTGTAAAAAGTGGTAAGAAGGACGACTAA
- a CDS encoding response regulator transcription factor, translating into MRILIVEDDSRLLTQLDTLLQTNGYSVDLADDGAKALFLLSEHPYDLAIIDIGLPVMDGFEVIQKARKNSVTCPILILTARDRWQEKVEGLDAGADDYLTKPFQNEELLARVKALIRRSAGQANPTIELGPISLNTLSEQVSVSGQDIELTAYEYKVFEYLLLNPKKVISKTELTEHIYDQDFDLDSNVIEVFVGRLRKKLDPDGKINPIETMRGRGYRISREFQV; encoded by the coding sequence ATGCGCATTTTAATTGTCGAGGACGACAGCCGTTTATTAACCCAATTAGACACGCTTTTGCAGACTAATGGCTACAGTGTTGATTTGGCCGATGACGGTGCTAAAGCACTCTTTTTGTTAAGTGAACACCCTTACGATTTGGCGATTATCGATATTGGCTTACCGGTTATGGATGGCTTTGAAGTCATTCAAAAAGCCCGCAAAAATAGTGTTACTTGCCCTATTCTTATTCTTACCGCCCGTGATCGATGGCAAGAAAAAGTAGAGGGGTTAGATGCAGGGGCCGATGACTATCTGACTAAGCCATTTCAAAACGAAGAACTACTCGCTCGCGTTAAAGCGCTGATTAGACGCTCTGCCGGTCAAGCTAACCCCACTATCGAGCTTGGACCAATCAGCTTAAACACCTTGAGCGAGCAAGTGAGTGTTAGCGGCCAAGATATCGAGCTTACCGCCTATGAATATAAGGTCTTTGAATACTTGCTTCTCAACCCGAAAAAAGTGATATCAAAAACCGAGCTCACCGAGCACATTTACGATCAGGACTTCGATCTGGACAGTAACGTCATTGAAGTTTTTGTGGGGCGCTTGCGCAAAAAACTCGACCCTGACGGAAAAATCAATCCTATTGAAACCATGCGTGGTCGTGGTTATCGCATCAGCCGAGAATTCCAAGTTTAG
- a CDS encoding ATP-binding protein encodes MRNLSLRLRSFAAALLVLVVFIPLAAFTLESAFTSSLSESMQQQLRVQSLTLISEFEMSGDEPVMPEQLFNDQLNIPGSGLYAFIKLDERMVWRSLSTLNWQVMPEFVAPEVGKERFDEEYALLEPYFLFAYTAEFDAGGHFVPVSFYILQDKSAYNVEEQGFITTLWRWLSLIALVLLGLLILSLNAALWPINRLIKQIKQAEAGHIQHINQTYPPELEKLKSSINHLLATEQQQRSRYKNSLSDLAHGLKTPLAVLSGNTALPDDAREPINQIDLQIQRQLKRAVAGSSAAWEQAVEITPILRKLVNAMNKVHAQKQLKILHIDSDSSAQFYGDSTDLMELLGNLLDNACKAAEQTVRVDVAAHPRFVQIDVEDDGPGIPKEKRQLLLTRGTRLDSYKEGQGIGMAVVADLVDAYQGTLIIEDSDLGGARISVRFPNMKIPPT; translated from the coding sequence GTGCGTAACTTATCTTTACGCCTTCGCAGTTTTGCTGCAGCGCTGCTGGTCTTGGTGGTATTTATACCGCTGGCGGCGTTTACCCTTGAAAGTGCATTTACCAGCAGTTTAAGTGAGTCAATGCAGCAGCAACTCAGAGTGCAAAGCTTAACCTTGATCTCTGAATTTGAAATGTCAGGAGACGAACCTGTCATGCCTGAACAACTGTTCAACGACCAGTTGAACATTCCAGGTTCCGGTTTATATGCATTTATCAAACTTGATGAACGTATGGTGTGGCGTTCTCTGTCTACGCTAAACTGGCAAGTTATGCCTGAGTTTGTGGCCCCCGAAGTTGGGAAAGAACGTTTTGACGAAGAATATGCTCTACTCGAACCCTATTTTTTATTCGCTTATACCGCAGAATTTGACGCGGGCGGTCACTTCGTTCCAGTTAGCTTCTATATCTTACAAGATAAAAGTGCCTACAATGTTGAAGAGCAAGGCTTTATAACGACACTGTGGCGTTGGTTGAGCTTAATTGCTTTAGTACTACTAGGGCTACTCATCCTCAGTTTAAATGCAGCATTATGGCCAATCAATCGTCTAATTAAACAAATTAAACAAGCAGAAGCCGGTCATATTCAGCATATCAACCAAACCTATCCCCCTGAGCTTGAGAAACTAAAAAGCAGTATTAATCACTTACTCGCCACCGAGCAGCAGCAACGTAGCCGCTATAAAAATAGCCTGAGTGACTTAGCACACGGCTTAAAAACCCCGTTAGCCGTATTATCAGGTAATACCGCGCTGCCAGATGATGCTAGGGAGCCCATCAACCAGATTGATTTACAAATTCAGCGTCAGTTAAAACGTGCCGTAGCGGGCAGTAGCGCTGCGTGGGAACAAGCCGTTGAAATTACGCCGATACTGCGCAAACTCGTCAATGCGATGAATAAAGTCCATGCTCAAAAACAACTGAAAATATTACATATTGATTCTGATAGTTCCGCCCAGTTCTATGGCGACAGTACAGATTTAATGGAATTGCTGGGTAACCTTTTGGATAACGCCTGTAAAGCCGCTGAGCAAACCGTTCGCGTTGACGTTGCTGCGCACCCTAGGTTCGTACAAATTGATGTTGAAGATGATGGGCCCGGTATTCCTAAAGAAAAGCGTCAGTTATTGCTAACCCGCGGCACCCGTTTAGATAGCTACAAAGAAGGCCAAGGCATTGGCATGGCCGTAGTGGCAGATTTAGTCGATGCCTATCAAGGCACCTTGATAATCGAAGACAGTGACTTAGGCGGCGCGCGCATCAGTGTGCGCTTTCCCAACATGAAAATACCACCTACTTAA
- a CDS encoding mechanosensitive ion channel family protein, with amino-acid sequence MFEQLHQTIAPFLTLFGTNTYTQAGLVIALSFIVASIFKYVLIVGLKALISRIHLDLDGSFLHLLHTPIYYSLLLMGFSSAASILAPTALYGHIIFSSLQSVAVLIWTAFFLRANHVLLRKIALNPNRFHAINNKTLPLFLNLVNIIILVLAVYFVFSVWGVDMTAWLASAGIVGIAVGFAAKDTLANLFSGVFIMADAPYKIGDYIVLDSGERGEVTHIGMRSTRMLTREDVEVTIPNSVMGNSKIINESGGPHEKSRCRVPVGVSYDADIDEVREVLMQIAIAEKEYVCDDPEPRVRFRRYGASALEFELLVWITKPALRGRVVDILNCEIFKQFKQRNIEIPYAKHDLYIKEMPERRASDTNGKPE; translated from the coding sequence ATGTTTGAGCAGTTACATCAAACCATTGCCCCCTTTTTAACCTTATTTGGCACCAACACTTATACCCAAGCAGGGTTGGTTATTGCCCTTTCATTTATCGTCGCTTCGATTTTCAAATACGTTTTAATTGTGGGTCTTAAAGCACTCATTTCACGTATTCACCTTGACTTAGACGGAAGTTTTTTACATTTATTGCATACCCCCATTTACTACAGTTTGTTGCTAATGGGCTTTTCTAGCGCAGCTTCAATCCTTGCGCCTACTGCCTTGTACGGGCATATCATTTTTTCATCACTGCAATCTGTTGCCGTATTAATTTGGACCGCGTTTTTTTTGCGCGCCAATCACGTTCTTCTGCGTAAAATTGCCCTCAACCCCAACCGTTTTCATGCCATCAACAATAAAACCCTGCCACTGTTTTTAAACCTAGTGAACATCATCATTCTCGTACTTGCTGTTTACTTCGTGTTCTCGGTATGGGGCGTGGACATGACGGCTTGGCTTGCGTCTGCTGGTATCGTTGGTATCGCGGTGGGTTTCGCAGCCAAAGACACCTTGGCTAATTTGTTTTCAGGCGTGTTTATTATGGCCGATGCACCCTATAAGATTGGCGATTACATCGTACTTGATTCGGGGGAGCGAGGAGAAGTAACACATATAGGCATGCGTAGCACGCGTATGCTGACCCGAGAAGATGTTGAAGTAACCATACCCAACTCTGTGATGGGCAATTCTAAAATTATCAATGAATCTGGTGGGCCGCACGAGAAATCCCGCTGCCGAGTACCTGTTGGGGTGTCGTACGATGCCGATATTGATGAGGTACGTGAGGTTTTGATGCAAATCGCTATCGCTGAAAAAGAATACGTGTGCGACGACCCTGAACCAAGAGTGCGCTTTCGTCGCTATGGTGCGTCTGCACTGGAGTTTGAATTATTGGTGTGGATCACCAAACCTGCACTTAGAGGCAGGGTAGTAGACATACTTAACTGTGAAATTTTTAAACAATTTAAACAACGTAACATTGAAATACCTTACGCCAAGCATGACTTGTACATTAAAGAAATGCCCGAGCGCAGAGCAAGTGATACCAATGGGAAACCTGAATAA
- the gss gene encoding bifunctional glutathionylspermidine amidase/synthase, with translation MPQPHAQTHANNNDASPLLFGAVQGVTMDGVVSYSSDYDSVDENHYPNRKAFRSYYDGIYMGYKWQCVEFARRWLYINKGQIFNDVAMAYEIFKLRSIRDVVNNVELPLNAFANGAKRRPEVGSMLIWDEGGEFEHTGHIAIVTEVFDNKIRVAEQNMNFSPWPVGQHYAREIEAKIGASGDYWLKCAFSESTILGWVTQTADPTHSESLPDANPALFNIKQVEHAHSDANERPWLNIANEDESAYVDMMQGHWLSSIEQDYYKYFVVSQGAQDMLESATDELHGLFMHATDYVLQHPELLAAFELPPSILPKVLRSWDNRNNQLITSRFDFAMSASGLKVYEYNCDSASCYMEAGKVQGKWARHLGIKSGTDNGAHLFKELVEAWRKCDVVAGPNATIHVLQDTDPEEDYHALFMKKAIEGAGFKSVRVIGLNTLKFGEQGQILDQFGHPIHWVWKTWAWETALEQLRQESETGRSITRSAKDKMAKEAVHLSDVLLNDNIMVYEPLWTLIPSNKAILPVLWSLFPNHPLLLNTSFELNDELKASGYVIKPIVGRCGENIQLIDSNSKVLDDKGGAFGEREQIYQQLFALPKIDNYYVQLCTFTAAGHYAGSNVRVDKSMIIGKNSDCMALRTLEDDAFLRLK, from the coding sequence ATGCCACAACCTCATGCACAAACACATGCGAATAACAACGATGCCTCGCCCCTGCTGTTCGGCGCAGTGCAAGGCGTCACGATGGATGGCGTTGTTTCATATTCGTCAGATTATGACTCGGTAGATGAAAACCACTACCCCAATCGAAAAGCGTTTCGAAGCTATTATGACGGCATTTACATGGGCTACAAATGGCAGTGTGTAGAGTTTGCTAGACGTTGGTTGTATATCAATAAAGGGCAAATTTTTAATGATGTCGCCATGGCTTACGAAATATTCAAACTTCGCTCAATTCGTGATGTCGTGAATAACGTTGAGTTACCACTGAATGCGTTTGCCAACGGTGCAAAACGTCGTCCAGAGGTCGGTAGTATGCTTATTTGGGATGAAGGTGGTGAATTTGAACACACGGGGCACATCGCAATTGTCACTGAGGTATTTGATAATAAAATTCGGGTTGCTGAGCAAAATATGAATTTTTCTCCGTGGCCTGTTGGCCAACACTACGCTCGGGAAATCGAAGCAAAGATAGGTGCTAGTGGCGACTACTGGCTTAAGTGTGCTTTTAGCGAATCGACTATATTAGGCTGGGTGACACAAACAGCAGATCCAACCCACAGTGAATCGTTGCCTGATGCAAATCCCGCGCTTTTTAATATCAAGCAAGTTGAGCATGCGCATAGTGATGCCAATGAACGCCCTTGGCTGAACATTGCCAACGAAGACGAATCAGCATACGTAGATATGATGCAAGGCCATTGGTTAAGCTCGATAGAGCAGGATTACTATAAGTATTTTGTTGTCTCCCAAGGTGCGCAAGACATGTTGGAGTCAGCGACCGACGAACTACATGGTTTGTTTATGCACGCAACCGACTATGTGTTACAACACCCTGAATTATTAGCGGCATTTGAATTACCCCCGTCCATTTTGCCTAAGGTATTGCGCTCTTGGGACAACAGAAACAACCAACTGATCACCAGTCGATTCGATTTTGCCATGAGCGCAAGTGGACTTAAAGTATATGAATACAATTGTGATTCAGCATCATGCTATATGGAAGCAGGCAAAGTCCAAGGAAAGTGGGCACGCCACCTAGGCATTAAAAGTGGAACGGATAACGGTGCCCATTTGTTCAAAGAGTTGGTCGAGGCTTGGCGCAAGTGTGATGTCGTCGCGGGACCAAATGCCACCATACACGTATTACAAGATACGGATCCTGAAGAAGACTACCATGCACTGTTCATGAAAAAAGCTATCGAAGGCGCAGGTTTTAAATCGGTTCGGGTGATTGGCTTAAACACGCTGAAGTTTGGTGAGCAAGGGCAAATTCTGGATCAATTTGGCCACCCGATACATTGGGTATGGAAAACGTGGGCGTGGGAAACAGCCCTTGAACAATTACGCCAAGAAAGTGAAACAGGCAGGAGTATAACGCGAAGTGCAAAAGACAAAATGGCCAAAGAAGCGGTACATCTGTCTGACGTACTGCTCAATGACAATATTATGGTATACGAGCCATTGTGGACCCTCATCCCGAGTAACAAAGCGATCTTACCTGTACTCTGGTCTTTATTTCCCAATCATCCTTTGTTGCTCAACACCAGCTTTGAACTAAACGACGAGTTAAAAGCCAGCGGCTACGTAATCAAACCAATCGTGGGGCGCTGCGGCGAGAACATTCAACTTATTGATTCTAATAGCAAGGTATTAGACGACAAAGGGGGTGCGTTCGGTGAACGGGAGCAGATTTATCAGCAGTTGTTTGCTCTACCAAAAATAGATAACTATTACGTGCAGCTTTGTACTTTTACCGCTGCCGGGCACTATGCTGGCAGTAACGTAAGAGTAGATAAGTCTATGATTATTGGCAAAAACAGTGACTGTATGGCGCTGCGTACTTTAGAAGACGACGCATTCTTACGGCTTAAATAA
- a CDS encoding tetratricopeptide repeat protein: MSNKHLNTGRNIAINSVIALSLWIGCATSTFVNAGQHDEHPVSVSNSAEHLADYPLDAGVTPALHALQQRWAKVNYTLTGDEQLTAFTSLVSQAHELVQGEPQNAGYWAWLGICQSTSAAAIGGTDALALVKQAKVSFEKSLKIDDDALEGVATFSLGTLYHKVPGWPLSFGNDKKAKKLLLSAVERHPKSIDSNFFFGEFLFNDGDSQEAKAYLLRAKQAPQRLDRPVADKYRRMAIDELLVKIEHD; encoded by the coding sequence GTGAGCAACAAACACCTTAATACAGGCAGAAATATAGCGATAAATTCCGTAATAGCGCTTTCACTATGGATCGGTTGCGCGACATCAACTTTTGTTAACGCAGGGCAACATGATGAGCACCCAGTTAGTGTTAGCAATAGCGCCGAGCATTTGGCCGATTACCCACTTGATGCTGGCGTCACTCCAGCATTACACGCATTGCAACAGCGCTGGGCAAAAGTAAATTATACCCTTACTGGAGATGAGCAGTTAACTGCATTTACATCTCTTGTAAGCCAAGCACATGAGTTGGTTCAAGGTGAACCACAGAATGCTGGTTATTGGGCATGGCTTGGTATTTGTCAGTCTACGTCGGCGGCTGCTATTGGTGGAACTGACGCGCTTGCTTTGGTGAAGCAAGCTAAAGTGTCATTTGAAAAATCATTGAAAATAGACGATGACGCCCTAGAAGGGGTAGCAACCTTCTCATTAGGCACTTTGTATCACAAGGTGCCTGGCTGGCCATTGAGCTTCGGCAATGACAAAAAGGCGAAAAAACTGTTACTGAGCGCGGTAGAACGCCATCCTAAAAGCATCGACAGTAATTTCTTTTTTGGCGAATTTTTATTCAATGACGGGGATAGTCAAGAGGCTAAAGCATACTTACTTCGAGCAAAACAAGCACCGCAACGCCTTGATCGACCTGTAGCTGATAAATATCGCCGGATGGCTATCGATGAGCTACTGGTTAAAATTGAGCATGATTAA
- a CDS encoding FdhF/YdeP family oxidoreductase, with translation MKTEAPERKQSTSFDPSDTQRIEISQPKEWAAGIPAVLSAYKNVTSKAGPLKGTRLLSDLNQIEGFDCPGCAWPDPLEKRATFEFCENGAKAVADEATTKRADATFFAQNSVDKMRGQSDRWLNDQGRLVQPMWLPEGASHYQPIEWSRAFEMIATQLNQLDTPDQAAFYTSGRTGNEAAFLYQLFVRKFGTNNLPDCSNMCHESSGVGLGETIGVGKGTVSLEDLEHAEAIFVFGQNPGTNHPRMLSSLQAAKRQGAKIIAINPLDETGLKRFKNPQEVSGVIGKGTALRDLYLPVKINGDVALLKGLCKSLIERDSHHQPVLDHEFIEQYCHGFDAFKADIEQTTWQAIEQGSGLTQAQIEQAADIACASQRTICCWAMGMTQHKNAVANIQLMTNFLMLQGNLGKPGAGVCPVRGHSNVQGDRTMGIWEKPAPAFLDALEKEFHFNPPRKDGVDAVETVHGMQKGEIKVLFALGGNFFRAMPDHQANDRGLSQCELTVQVSTKLNRSHLHTGKQGLILPALGRTEIDTQASGVQTITVENSMGVIQTSHGKIPPASELLKSEIDILAELAVHTLGDDPLDWLALRADYRLIRDHIANVIPGFERFNQRIDELGEFVLPNAVRDSRQFATATGKANFVVHEIADIDVPPGHLLMMTIRSHDQFNTTVYTNNDRYRGVHGTRKVLFINRLDIEELGLEAGQLVRIRSYWPNDKDTLREVSDFALVEYAIPRGCAAAYYPETNDLIPIDSVADKSNTPAYKSIVISLHA, from the coding sequence ATGAAAACCGAAGCACCTGAACGTAAACAATCAACCTCATTTGACCCGTCAGACACCCAGCGTATCGAAATCAGTCAACCGAAAGAGTGGGCGGCGGGGATCCCCGCTGTGTTATCTGCATACAAGAATGTGACGAGCAAAGCTGGGCCCCTCAAAGGCACGCGCTTGCTATCGGATCTAAACCAAATTGAAGGGTTTGATTGTCCTGGGTGTGCTTGGCCTGATCCACTTGAAAAACGCGCCACGTTCGAATTTTGTGAAAATGGTGCCAAAGCCGTTGCCGATGAGGCCACCACCAAACGTGCAGATGCGACATTTTTTGCCCAGAACAGTGTTGATAAAATGCGCGGCCAATCAGACCGCTGGCTAAACGACCAAGGACGTTTAGTACAACCCATGTGGTTGCCAGAAGGTGCGAGTCACTATCAGCCAATTGAATGGTCAAGGGCTTTTGAGATGATTGCCACACAGTTGAATCAATTGGATACACCGGATCAAGCGGCGTTTTATACCTCGGGGCGCACAGGAAACGAAGCGGCATTTTTATATCAATTATTTGTGCGTAAATTTGGCACTAACAACCTGCCTGATTGCTCAAACATGTGTCATGAATCAAGTGGCGTAGGTTTAGGGGAAACCATAGGTGTTGGCAAAGGTACGGTCAGCCTTGAAGATTTAGAGCATGCTGAAGCGATTTTTGTGTTTGGCCAGAATCCAGGGACAAACCACCCACGTATGTTGTCATCGCTGCAAGCTGCGAAACGCCAAGGGGCAAAAATTATTGCTATCAACCCGCTGGATGAAACTGGACTAAAGCGCTTTAAAAACCCCCAAGAGGTGTCTGGGGTGATAGGCAAGGGAACCGCGTTACGCGACCTGTATTTGCCTGTTAAAATTAACGGTGACGTGGCCCTACTCAAAGGATTATGTAAGTCACTAATAGAGCGTGACAGCCATCATCAGCCAGTGCTCGATCATGAGTTTATTGAGCAGTATTGCCATGGTTTTGATGCGTTCAAAGCGGATATTGAGCAAACGACTTGGCAAGCGATTGAACAGGGCAGTGGACTAACGCAAGCTCAGATTGAACAGGCTGCAGATATTGCCTGTGCCTCGCAAAGAACGATTTGTTGCTGGGCAATGGGCATGACACAACACAAAAACGCAGTAGCCAATATTCAGTTAATGACTAATTTTTTGATGTTGCAAGGGAATTTAGGTAAACCCGGCGCAGGCGTCTGCCCAGTAAGAGGCCACAGTAATGTACAAGGCGACCGCACTATGGGGATTTGGGAAAAACCAGCCCCCGCGTTTTTAGATGCACTCGAAAAAGAGTTTCATTTTAATCCGCCTCGAAAGGATGGTGTAGATGCAGTAGAAACCGTACACGGTATGCAAAAAGGAGAGATTAAAGTCTTGTTCGCCTTGGGTGGCAACTTTTTCAGAGCCATGCCTGACCACCAAGCAAATGATCGCGGCTTAAGTCAGTGTGAATTAACGGTGCAGGTATCCACTAAACTGAATCGTTCACACTTACATACAGGTAAACAAGGGTTAATATTACCGGCACTGGGCCGCACTGAAATAGATACTCAGGCTAGTGGGGTTCAAACGATTACGGTTGAAAACTCCATGGGAGTGATCCAAACGTCTCACGGTAAAATTCCTCCGGCATCTGAATTACTTAAGAGCGAAATCGATATTCTTGCCGAATTAGCGGTTCATACACTGGGTGACGACCCGTTAGACTGGTTGGCATTGCGAGCTGATTATCGGCTTATTCGTGACCATATCGCCAATGTGATCCCTGGGTTTGAACGCTTTAATCAGCGCATTGATGAGTTAGGCGAATTCGTACTACCCAATGCGGTACGTGACAGTCGTCAGTTTGCCACAGCCACAGGCAAAGCCAATTTTGTGGTGCATGAGATTGCCGATATTGACGTGCCACCTGGGCACTTATTAATGATGACCATTCGCAGTCATGATCAGTTTAACACTACTGTGTATACCAATAACGATCGTTATCGTGGCGTTCATGGTACACGTAAGGTGCTGTTTATTAATCGCTTGGACATAGAAGAATTAGGCTTAGAAGCCGGTCAACTTGTTAGGATCCGCAGTTATTGGCCAAATGACAAAGACACATTGCGTGAAGTCAGTGACTTTGCTTTGGTTGAATATGCTATTCCAAGGGGCTGCGCTGCGGCGTACTACCCAGAAACGAACGATTTAATTCCTATTGATAGCGTTGCAGATAAAAGCAATACACCGGCTTATAAGTCGATTGTTATTAGCTTGCATGCTTAG
- a CDS encoding formate dehydrogenase accessory sulfurtransferase FdhD — protein MSFKLEQSHERLTMDDHIVSEEPLEIWLKHPLKHAGKAGLLLTTMRSPGDDIALVYGWLHTSGLLDVRSDVQSVTHTGSARIKGHDANQVLITLHPQSRFDIDSAKSQGASHLEYVNSGCGVCGQRSIDVLLERIPASEPPSKGKLNAHDVLSLASTLRSQQGVFALTGGCHGAGLFTLGKDHTPPSELIDVREDIGRHNALDKLIGANLSSLKPNKMSQKTAEKAPEYGVVISSRISFDIVQKAAMANIGIILAMGAPSSLAIELAKECDICLVGFISQKRINVYTCEQRVV, from the coding sequence TTGTCTTTTAAGCTCGAGCAAAGCCATGAACGTCTGACAATGGACGATCATATTGTCAGTGAAGAGCCGCTTGAAATTTGGCTAAAACACCCACTTAAACATGCTGGAAAAGCAGGTTTATTGCTGACCACTATGCGCAGTCCCGGGGATGATATTGCGTTGGTTTATGGTTGGTTGCATACCAGTGGTTTGCTTGACGTAAGATCTGATGTTCAAAGCGTTACTCATACCGGCAGTGCACGGATTAAAGGTCATGATGCAAATCAAGTATTAATCACCTTGCACCCCCAATCACGTTTTGACATTGATTCAGCTAAAAGCCAAGGGGCAAGTCACCTTGAATACGTGAATTCCGGATGTGGTGTTTGTGGTCAGCGCTCAATTGATGTTTTACTTGAGAGGATCCCCGCAAGTGAACCGCCAAGTAAAGGCAAACTAAACGCCCATGACGTATTATCTCTGGCTTCTACCTTGCGTAGCCAGCAAGGTGTTTTTGCACTCACTGGCGGGTGCCACGGAGCAGGGTTATTTACGCTCGGCAAAGACCATACACCACCTAGTGAACTTATCGATGTAAGAGAGGACATTGGTCGGCACAATGCCCTTGATAAACTGATAGGGGCAAATCTTTCCTCGTTAAAGCCCAATAAAATGTCTCAAAAAACGGCTGAAAAAGCACCAGAATATGGTGTGGTGATAAGTTCGCGGATCAGCTTTGATATCGTGCAAAAAGCGGCTATGGCCAACATAGGTATTATTTTAGCGATGGGAGCTCCTTCTAGCTTAGCCATTGAGCTGGCGAAAGAATGTGACATTTGCCTAGTAGGTTTTATCAGTCAAAAACGTATTAACGTATACACCTGTGAGCAAAGAGTTGTTTAG